The sequence GTATTTGGATCGTGCTGACTTAAGTGAAATCCTCCTGGGAAGAGGTTAATATCTATAAAACTTGCCTCCTGAAGTAGATTCCCCAATTTCAACCCAACATCAGGGTCCCCTCCGAGGGATCTTTGAAACTGGTTATATTTTTCATAGTAATTTCTTAGTCCTGAAAGCTCTGGGTAGAAATAAAAAGAACTATTATAAACTTCAGTCAGCCAAATTTTGGATCCAGGCAAAAGATGAGATTTTAAGCTCCTTAATACCTGGATTGGTTCTGGAATATGTTCCAATACCCAACAGATAAATGCCCCATCAAATTTCTCATTCAACTGTAGGTTCCTAGCATCCTGACACTCAAAACTAAGTCGATCCTTAAAGGAATCAAGATTGACCTGAGCCTTTTCCAATTGTTTCGATTCAGCATCTACACAAGTGATTCTCATTTCTGGGAATAGGTCCAGCAAAACTTGGGTTTGAGCACCTACTCCAGAACCGATTTCAAGGATTTGTTTACATCCAATAAAATCAATTCTGGGGTAGATTAAAGAACCTAAAACTCCTGCTTGTTCTACCAGTCGTTCTTGTTCCTCGGGTACATATCCATGAATGTATGATGTCATCCATGCAAATTATTAAGAAAACAGGGGAATATCCCGAATTATGGGGATACTATTTTTTTCAATACTACTGGTTCGTTCAATTTGGAAGCTATAGATTCCATCAAATATTTCAGATCTGGGTACTGGGCAGCATCAATTAATGGGGTTCTAACCATCAGCTTAGTAGCAATTACCAGAATATTGTTCATCACCTTTGAGCTATAAGAAAATACAACTGGCTGACCTTCAATTGTCATTATCTCCTCTTGTGGAAAATCATCAATCTCATAGCCTTCAGGGATTTTAATATTTACATTATTAGTCTCATTGAAGGCATATTCAAAATCAACTGGAAAAATTCGATATTCTTGGGTAAATGGGTTTTTTGCAAATGCTGAATGC comes from Algoriphagus halophilus and encodes:
- a CDS encoding class I SAM-dependent methyltransferase produces the protein MTSYIHGYVPEEQERLVEQAGVLGSLIYPRIDFIGCKQILEIGSGVGAQTQVLLDLFPEMRITCVDAESKQLEKAQVNLDSFKDRLSFECQDARNLQLNEKFDGAFICWVLEHIPEPIQVLRSLKSHLLPGSKIWLTEVYNSSFYFYPELSGLRNYYEKYNQFQRSLGGDPDVGLKLGNLLQEASFIDINLFPGGFHLSQHDPNTLKQITTYWKGLMKSGAASMLEAQLIKEEEVRLMEQDLDTIFEDRNAVFYYRFVQASATV